A region of Streptomyces sp. NBC_01750 DNA encodes the following proteins:
- the yajC gene encoding preprotein translocase subunit YajC has translation MSLVTLLPFIVLIGAMFLMTRSAKKKQQAAAQMRNEMQPGTGVRTIGGMYATVKELHDDTVLLEVAPGVHAFYAKNAIGAVLDDEEYNRIVHGDGDLKVDGPIVPDDASSLTGTTDSDATDSGSPDDAKIDLGKKPEADETEAKDEAGPKGDTAPKGDTAPKGDATPKDGKAEGETDAK, from the coding sequence GTGAGTCTCGTGACCCTCCTCCCCTTCATTGTGCTCATCGGGGCAATGTTCCTGATGACCCGGTCCGCCAAGAAGAAGCAGCAGGCGGCTGCGCAGATGCGCAACGAAATGCAGCCCGGCACCGGTGTCCGGACGATCGGGGGCATGTACGCCACCGTCAAGGAACTTCACGACGACACGGTCCTCCTCGAGGTGGCCCCCGGCGTCCACGCCTTCTACGCCAAGAACGCCATCGGCGCGGTCCTCGACGACGAGGAGTACAACCGCATCGTGCACGGCGACGGCGACCTCAAGGTCGACGGCCCGATCGTGCCGGACGACGCCTCCTCGCTGACTGGGACCACGGACTCCGACGCCACGGACTCCGGCTCCCCGGACGACGCCAAGATCGACCTCGGCAAGAAGCCCGAGGCGGACGAGACCGAGGCGAAGGACGAGGCCGGGCCCAAGGGCGACACCGCGCCGAAGGGCGACACCGCGCCGAAGGGCGACGCCACGCCGAAGGACGGCAAGGCCGAGGGCGAGACCGACGCTAAGTAG
- the ruvB gene encoding Holliday junction branch migration DNA helicase RuvB, translating into MNWDDTAPPTDDTATERLVGASADGEDQAVEAALRPKSLGEFVGQERVREQLDLVLKAALARGATADHVLLSGAPGLGKTTLSMIIAAEMNAPIRITSGPAIQHAGDLAAILSSLQEGEVLFLDEIHRMSRPAEELLYMAMEDFRVDVIVGKGPGATAIPIELPPFTLVGATTRAGLLPPPLRDRFGFTAHMEFYDPAELERVIHRSAQLLDVEIEADGAAEIAGRSRGTPRIANRLLRRVRDYAQVKVDGLITREVAAAALRVYEVDARGLDRLDRAVLQALLGLFGGGPVGLSTLAVAVGEERETVEEVAEPFLVREGLLARTPRGRVATPAAWAHLGLVPPQQAPGASGQQGLFGT; encoded by the coding sequence GTGAACTGGGACGACACCGCACCGCCGACCGACGACACCGCGACCGAGCGGCTCGTCGGCGCGTCCGCCGACGGCGAGGACCAGGCCGTGGAGGCGGCGCTGCGGCCGAAGTCGCTGGGCGAGTTCGTCGGCCAGGAGCGCGTCCGCGAGCAGCTGGACCTTGTCCTGAAAGCGGCCCTCGCACGCGGTGCCACGGCCGATCATGTCCTGCTCTCCGGCGCTCCCGGCCTGGGCAAGACCACCCTCTCCATGATCATCGCGGCCGAGATGAACGCCCCGATCCGGATCACCTCGGGCCCCGCCATCCAGCACGCCGGCGATCTTGCCGCGATCCTCTCCTCCCTCCAGGAGGGCGAGGTTCTCTTCCTCGACGAGATCCACCGGATGTCGCGGCCGGCCGAAGAGCTGCTCTACATGGCCATGGAGGACTTCAGGGTCGACGTGATCGTCGGAAAGGGCCCCGGAGCCACTGCCATCCCGATCGAGCTCCCGCCCTTCACCCTGGTCGGCGCGACCACCCGGGCCGGCCTGCTGCCGCCCCCGCTGCGCGACCGCTTCGGCTTCACCGCCCATATGGAGTTCTACGACCCCGCCGAGCTGGAGCGGGTCATCCACCGCTCCGCCCAGCTGCTCGATGTCGAGATAGAGGCCGACGGCGCCGCCGAGATCGCGGGCCGCTCGCGCGGCACGCCCCGTATCGCCAACCGGCTGCTGCGCCGCGTCCGTGACTATGCCCAGGTCAAGGTGGACGGCCTGATCACCCGGGAGGTGGCTGCCGCCGCCCTGCGGGTGTACGAGGTGGACGCCCGCGGACTCGACCGCCTCGACCGCGCGGTGCTCCAGGCGCTGCTGGGGCTCTTCGGCGGCGGCCCGGTGGGTCTGTCGACGCTCGCGGTGGCCGTGGGGGAGGAGCGCGAGACGGTCGAGGAGGTGGCGGAGCCCTTCCTGGTACGGGAGGGACTCCTGGCCAGGACCCCCCGCGGCCGGGTGGCCACCCCTGCGGCATGGGCGCATCTCGGCCTCGTACCACCGCAGCAGGCGCCGGGTGCAAGCGGACAACAGGGGCTGTTCGGGACGTGA
- the ruvA gene encoding Holliday junction branch migration protein RuvA, producing MIAFVSGPVAALAPTTAVIEVGGIGMAVQCTPNTLSELRIGTEAKLATSLVVREDSLTLYGFVDDDERQIFELLQTASGVGPRLAQAMLAVHTPDVLRIAVATGDEKALIAVPGIGKKGAQKLLLELKDRLGEPVGAHIGRQGVATAAAAPMAWRDQLHGALIGLGYATRDADEAVAAVTPQAEAAAAAGGTPQVGQLLKAALQTLNRTR from the coding sequence ATGATCGCCTTTGTGAGCGGCCCGGTCGCCGCCCTCGCCCCCACCACCGCGGTCATCGAGGTCGGCGGCATCGGCATGGCAGTCCAGTGCACGCCAAACACACTCTCCGAGCTGCGCATCGGCACGGAGGCGAAGCTCGCCACCTCCCTCGTCGTACGGGAGGACTCGCTCACGCTCTACGGCTTCGTCGATGACGACGAGCGCCAGATTTTCGAGCTGCTGCAGACCGCGAGCGGCGTCGGCCCACGACTGGCCCAGGCGATGCTCGCGGTGCACACTCCCGACGTCCTGCGCATCGCTGTCGCGACCGGCGACGAGAAGGCGCTCATCGCCGTCCCGGGCATCGGCAAGAAGGGTGCCCAGAAACTGCTGCTCGAGCTGAAGGACCGCCTCGGCGAGCCGGTCGGCGCGCATATCGGCAGGCAGGGCGTCGCCACCGCCGCAGCGGCCCCGATGGCCTGGCGCGACCAACTGCACGGTGCGCTGATCGGCCTCGGATACGCGACCCGGGACGCCGACGAGGCGGTCGCCGCGGTCACGCCGCAGGCCGAGGCCGCCGCCGCCGCAGGCGGCACACCCCAGGTCGGCCAGCTGCTGAAGGCCGCCCTCCAGACCCTGAACCGCACCCGCTGA
- the ruvC gene encoding crossover junction endodeoxyribonuclease RuvC yields the protein MRVLGVDPGLTRCGIGVVEGVAGRPLTMLGVGVVRTPADAELGSRLVAIEQGIEQWLDQHRPEFVAVERVFSQHNVRTVMGTAQASAIAMLCAARRGIPVALHTPSEVKAAVTGSGRADKAQVGAMVTRLLRLDAPPRPADAADALALAICHIWRGPAQNRLQQAVALHASKGRTA from the coding sequence GTGCGCGTACTGGGCGTGGACCCGGGACTGACCCGGTGCGGCATCGGCGTGGTCGAAGGCGTCGCGGGCCGCCCCCTGACGATGCTCGGTGTCGGAGTCGTGCGTACGCCCGCGGACGCGGAGCTCGGCAGCCGACTGGTCGCCATCGAGCAGGGCATCGAGCAGTGGCTGGACCAGCACCGGCCCGAATTCGTGGCCGTCGAGCGGGTGTTCAGCCAGCACAATGTCCGTACGGTCATGGGCACCGCACAGGCCAGCGCGATCGCCATGCTCTGTGCCGCCCGCCGGGGCATCCCCGTCGCCCTGCACACGCCCAGTGAGGTCAAGGCGGCCGTCACCGGCAGTGGCCGGGCCGACAAGGCGCAGGTCGGAGCGATGGTGACGCGGCTGCTGCGGCTCGACGCCCCGCCCAGGCCCGCCGACGCCGCCGACGCTCTCGCCCTCGCCATCTGCCACATCTGGCGCGGACCCGCGCAGAATCGCCTCCAGCAAGCCGTCGCTCTGCACGCATCGAAAGGCCGTACCGCATGA
- a CDS encoding YebC/PmpR family DNA-binding transcriptional regulator, whose product MSGHSKWATTKHKKAVIDAKRGKLFAKLIKNIEVAARTGGVDPEGNPTLVDAIQKAKKSSVPNKNIDSAVKRGGGLEAGGVDYQTIMYEGYGPNGVAVLIECLTDNRNRAASDVRVAMTRNGGSMADPGSVSYLFNRKGVVIVPKGELSEDDVLGAVLDAGAEEVNDLGESYEVVSEATDMVAVRTALQAAGIDYDSAEANFLPTMQVELDEEGARKIFKLIDALEDSDDVQNVFANFDVSDEVMEKVDA is encoded by the coding sequence ATGTCCGGCCACTCTAAATGGGCTACGACGAAGCACAAGAAGGCCGTGATTGACGCCAAGCGCGGCAAGCTCTTCGCGAAGCTGATCAAGAACATCGAGGTCGCTGCCCGCACCGGCGGCGTCGACCCCGAGGGCAACCCGACGCTCGTCGACGCCATTCAGAAGGCGAAGAAGAGCTCCGTCCCCAACAAGAACATCGACTCGGCCGTCAAGCGCGGCGGCGGTCTCGAAGCGGGCGGCGTCGACTACCAGACGATCATGTACGAGGGTTACGGCCCGAACGGCGTCGCGGTGCTCATCGAGTGCCTCACCGACAACCGCAACCGCGCCGCCTCCGACGTACGTGTCGCGATGACGCGCAACGGCGGCTCGATGGCCGACCCGGGCTCCGTCTCGTACCTCTTCAACCGCAAGGGCGTTGTGATCGTCCCCAAGGGTGAGCTGAGCGAGGACGACGTCCTGGGCGCGGTCCTGGACGCCGGCGCCGAAGAGGTCAACGACCTCGGTGAGTCGTACGAGGTCGTCAGCGAGGCCACCGACATGGTCGCGGTCCGCACCGCGCTCCAGGCGGCGGGCATCGACTACGACTCCGCCGAGGCCAACTTCCTGCCGACCATGCAGGTCGAGCTCGACGAAGAGGGCGCACGCAAGATCTTCAAGCTGATCGACGCGCTCGAGGACAGCGACGACGTGCAGAACGTCTTCGCCAACTTCGATGTCTCGGACGAGGTCATGGAGAAGGTCGACGCCTGA
- the pdxT gene encoding pyridoxal 5'-phosphate synthase glutaminase subunit PdxT — MTTPVIGVLALQGDVREHLIALAAADAVARPVRRPEELAEVDGLVVPGGESTTMSKLAVLFGMLEPLRERIAAGLPVYGTCAGLIMVADKILDPRSGQETLGGIDMIVRRNAFGRQNESFEAAVEVAGVDDGPVEGVFIRAPWVESVGAEVEVLAEHGGHIVAVRQGNVLATSFHPELTGDHRVHALFVDMVRAAIR; from the coding sequence ATGACCACTCCCGTGATCGGTGTCCTGGCTCTCCAGGGTGACGTACGGGAGCACCTGATCGCCCTGGCCGCGGCGGATGCCGTGGCCAGGCCGGTCCGGCGCCCCGAGGAGCTCGCCGAGGTCGACGGCCTTGTCGTCCCCGGCGGCGAATCAACCACGATGTCCAAGCTCGCGGTGCTGTTCGGCATGCTCGAGCCGCTGCGTGAACGGATCGCGGCGGGGCTGCCCGTTTACGGCACCTGCGCCGGCCTGATCATGGTTGCCGACAAGATCCTCGACCCGCGTTCGGGCCAGGAGACGCTCGGCGGCATCGACATGATCGTCCGCCGCAATGCCTTCGGGCGCCAGAACGAGTCCTTCGAGGCGGCCGTCGAGGTCGCGGGCGTGGACGACGGCCCGGTCGAGGGAGTCTTCATCCGCGCCCCGTGGGTCGAGTCGGTCGGGGCCGAGGTCGAGGTGCTCGCCGAGCACGGCGGACACATTGTCGCCGTACGGCAGGGCAATGTCCTGGCCACGTCCTTCCACCCCGAACTGACGGGCGACCACCGGGTGCACGCCCTGTTCGTCGACATGGTGCGCGCGGCAATCCGGTAG
- the pdxS gene encoding pyridoxal 5'-phosphate synthase lyase subunit PdxS: MAEQLKGGVIMDVVNAEQAKIAEDAGAVAVMALERVPADIRKDGGVARMSDPNMIEEIIDAVSIPVMAKSRIGHFVEAQVLQSLGVDYIDESEVLTPADEVNHSDKFAFTTPFVCGATNLGEALRRIAEGAAMIRSKGEAGTGNVVEAVRHLRQIKNEIARLRGYDNNELYAAAKELRAPYELVKEVSELGKLPVVLFSAGGVATPADAALMRQLGAEGVFVGSGIFKSGDPAKRAAAIVKATTFYDDPKIIADASRNLGEAMVGINCDTLPETERYANRGW; this comes from the coding sequence ATGGCCGAGCAGCTCAAGGGCGGCGTGATCATGGACGTGGTCAACGCCGAGCAGGCGAAGATAGCCGAGGACGCGGGCGCGGTCGCCGTCATGGCCCTGGAGCGGGTTCCCGCCGACATCCGCAAGGACGGCGGCGTGGCCCGGATGTCCGACCCGAACATGATCGAAGAGATCATCGACGCGGTCTCGATCCCGGTCATGGCCAAGTCCCGGATCGGTCACTTCGTCGAGGCCCAGGTGCTGCAGTCCCTCGGCGTGGACTACATCGACGAGTCCGAGGTGCTGACCCCGGCCGACGAGGTGAACCACTCCGACAAGTTCGCCTTCACCACCCCGTTCGTCTGCGGCGCCACCAACCTGGGTGAGGCCCTGCGCCGGATCGCCGAGGGCGCGGCCATGATCCGCTCCAAGGGCGAGGCCGGTACCGGCAATGTCGTCGAGGCCGTCCGTCACCTGCGCCAGATCAAGAACGAGATCGCCCGGCTGCGCGGCTACGACAACAACGAGCTGTACGCCGCGGCCAAGGAGCTGCGCGCCCCGTACGAGCTGGTCAAGGAGGTCTCCGAGCTGGGCAAGCTGCCGGTGGTCCTCTTCTCCGCCGGTGGTGTGGCCACCCCCGCCGACGCCGCGCTGATGCGCCAGCTCGGTGCCGAGGGTGTCTTCGTCGGCTCCGGCATCTTCAAGTCGGGCGACCCCGCCAAGCGCGCCGCCGCCATCGTGAAGGCCACCACCTTCTACGACGACCCGAAGATCATCGCGGACGCCTCCCGCAACCTCGGCGAGGCCATGGTCGGTATCAACTGCGACACCCTCCCCGAGACCGAGCGCTACGCGAACCGGGGCTGGTAA